Within Sorghum bicolor cultivar BTx623 chromosome 2, Sorghum_bicolor_NCBIv3, whole genome shotgun sequence, the genomic segment GCCTGTGCATCCTCTGCTGTCCTGAAGGAGACGAACCCGAACCCTCTGGAGCGGCCAGTCTCACGCTCAAAGATGACCCTGGCGTCGAGCAAGCCGGCCCGACCCTCAAACACATTCCTCAATGTGTCGGCACGCACTCCCCACCCCAGGTTGCCGGCATAAATCTTGTATGTGCCATCGTCACGCCTGCGGCCAGCCATGGTGACCGTTCTCCTCTCCCCACCACGCGGCACCTCCGGGTAGTTCACCCTAGCGGTCCTCCCTCCCAGCAGCTGCATTTGTTTGAAGACAAATGTGCCAAGATCATGTCAGAGTCAgagcacacacttgcacattcatGGGCAAGAGCAAGAACCCAATTCTGTGAACTGAGCAAGGACTGATCCAATTGGCCGGTGTGGTACTTACAGCGCCGTCGAACATCTGGATGGCCTTGGCAGCCTCCTCGGCGGTGGCCATGGTGACGAAGGCAAAGCCCCGGCTCCTGTTGGTGACCTTGTCATAGATTATCTGCAGGAAATGGAACCGTCAGCCATGAATGATGATACCGTTCAGGGATTGTTCCAGGAGGCAGACCAAGAATTGGAAGATACGGGTACCTGCGCGTCGTCGACCCTGCCGGCCTCAGCGAAGACCTGGGCGAGCTCCTCAGAGGTATAGGTATAGGGAAGGTTGCCGACGAAGAGCCGGCCGGGGTCGTCGCCGCGCGTCGGGCGGCTTCGTGGCGGCGAGTAGGCGCGCGGGGCCTCGGCTTCTTCCTCCGACTCGGAGGCCTCTTCCTCATCGAAGTACTCGTCGCCGGTGGAATCCTCTCCGTCGGAAGAGAATTCCTcgccggctgcggcggcggcgacgggcgGGAGTAGGACGGGGCGCCCACGCGGGGGCGCGAGGAGGCGGAGGCCGACGCGGTGGCGCTGCAGGCTCTGGAACCGAACGCTGGGA encodes:
- the LOC8086422 gene encoding RNA-binding protein CP33, chloroplastic gives rise to the protein MAAAVTATFRTLLQHAAAGGVPVPLPSVRFQSLQRHRVGLRLLAPPRGRPVLLPPVAAAAAGEEFSSDGEDSTGDEYFDEEEASESEEEAEAPRAYSPPRSRPTRGDDPGRLFVGNLPYTYTSEELAQVFAEAGRVDDAQIIYDKVTNRSRGFAFVTMATAEEAAKAIQMFDGALLGGRTARVNYPEVPRGGERRTVTMAGRRRDDGTYKIYAGNLGWGVRADTLRNVFEGRAGLLDARVIFERETGRSRGFGFVSFRTAEDAQAALEALDGVELEGRPLRLSLAEQNPPPGSPPSNAQAQQEETDSGASDAETEVVSSSELSEAELDENNLQTAATY